The region CTTCTATACGGGCGAGATCGCCCAGGACATCGTGACCACGGTGACGGGTCATGCCACGAATCCCGGCGACATGACGCTGGACGATCTTAAGGGCTACAAGGTCCAGGAGCGCGAAGCCCTTTGCGGGAACTACCGGACCTACAGGATCTGCGGCATGGGTCCGCCGAGTTCCGGTCAGGTCGCCGTGCAGCAGATCATGGGCATCCTGGAAACGCAGGACATGGCCTCCCTGAAGCCCGGGCCGGATTCGGTGCACTGGATCGCCGAGGCGGGCCGCCTGGCTTACGCCGACCGGGCTCTCTTCGTGGCCGACCCCGCCTTCGTGAACGTGCCGGTCAGGGGATTGACCGATCCCGGCTACATCAAGAGCCGCGCCGCGCTGATCGATCCGGGCAAGTCCATGGGTAAGGCGAAGCCCGGCGACCCGCCCTTCCAGAAGACCTTCCTCTGGGGCCCGTCCGACGGGATCGAGTTCGGCACGAGCCACATGTCCATCGTGGATCGCAACGGCAACGCGGTGTCGATGACGACCACCATCGAGGACGGGTTCGGATCGCGGCTGATGACGAAGAGCGGTTTCCTGCTCAACAACGAGCTGACGGATTTCTCCTTCGCCACGACCGAGGACGACAAGCCCATTGCCAATCGTGTCGAGCCCGGCAAGCGCCCTCGCTCCTCCATGGCCCCGACCATCGTGCTCGATGGCAGCGGCAAGCTCTATGCCGTCGTGGGTTCTCCGGGCGGCAGCCTGATCATCAACTATGTGACCAAGACCCTTGTGGGCCTTCTCGACTGGAAGCTCGACCCCCAGGTTGCCGCCGATCTTCCCAATGTGGGAAGCCGCAACGGCCCGACGGAACTCGAAGCCGGGACGGAAGCCGAAGGCTGGAAGGCCGCTCTCGAAGCGAAGGGCCACGAGGTCAAGCTGATCGACCAGAATTCCGGCATCCATGCTATCGTCGTGACGCCCGACGGGCTGGTCGGCGGCGCCGACAGCCGTCGTGAGGGCGTTGCCATCGGCAACGACTGATCTTGCTCAGGCGGCCCTATTCCGATAGGGCCGCTTGCATCATCGAAGAGGATTGCGGGGGTCCATGCGTATCATCGTCGTCGGCAAGGAAGGACAGGTCGCGCGTGCGCTGGCGGAGCGTGCGCGGGCTCACGGCGCGCAGGCAGTGCTCGTCGGCCGACCCAAGCTCGATCTTGCCGATCCGTCGGGCATTGAAGACGCCCTGATCGACACCGGCGGCGACGTGATCGTGAATGCCGCCGCCTA is a window of Microvirga lotononidis DNA encoding:
- the ggt gene encoding gamma-glutamyltransferase: MITHNALRRNLLSLGLLAGIALPGPVCAQALAPAPEAPTGLTAKSVGTATKDMVAAANPLAAQAGREILAAGGSAVDAAVAVQLVLNLVEPQSSGVGGGAFMVFWDGKTMTTLDGRETAPAAAKPERFLGPDGKPMKFYDAVVGGRSVGVPGTLRLLEAAHRNWGKLSWQQVIEPAARLAEEGFAISPRLNGLLTQEKFLQNDPVARAYFYEADGTPKAVGTVLKNPAFAKTLRTIAEKGADAFYTGEIAQDIVTTVTGHATNPGDMTLDDLKGYKVQEREALCGNYRTYRICGMGPPSSGQVAVQQIMGILETQDMASLKPGPDSVHWIAEAGRLAYADRALFVADPAFVNVPVRGLTDPGYIKSRAALIDPGKSMGKAKPGDPPFQKTFLWGPSDGIEFGTSHMSIVDRNGNAVSMTTTIEDGFGSRLMTKSGFLLNNELTDFSFATTEDDKPIANRVEPGKRPRSSMAPTIVLDGSGKLYAVVGSPGGSLIINYVTKTLVGLLDWKLDPQVAADLPNVGSRNGPTELEAGTEAEGWKAALEAKGHEVKLIDQNSGIHAIVVTPDGLVGGADSRREGVAIGND